TAAATTTATTCCAATTACTTTAGTAGTAGTTGGTGGTGTATGAAGCGCTATCGCAAACGGTTGAGCAAACAACCTTTTCAAACATCCAGGTATGGTTTGAGTACCTGATAATGTTAACCAAGCACCAACATTAACTGGCCAATTTAGTCTTGTTGGCGTGTTCGCTTCACTTCCAGCAATTATGTTTGCTTTTGATTCATTCTTAATTGTTGGTAGTATTCAACATAGTGTTAAAAACCCAACTAAAACTGTTCCGTTGTCGATCGTCCTATCAATGTCTTTGTGCGGAATTTTATATGCATTAATTACAATTGCACAAATTATTTGTGGTTGTGGTGATCCTTATACTGTATTTGCTAGCCTTCAAATTAAAATTGGAAACAGTGCTGTCATTGTGTTTAGCATTATTATTGGATTATTATTATTCTTATCTTTATTTGGAGTATGTAACTCAATAATTCTTGCTGCAGTGCGTTCATGCCAAGCAGCAATTAATGAAGAAGTAATTGTTGGATCAAAATGATTTAAGAAAATTAGTAACGGCAAACGTAGTGATGTGTTTGGTGGATGTGTCTTAACAGCAATATTCAGTGCAATTTGATTTATTGTTGGTGGAATTCCTTCATTAATTCTTAACACTGATCAAGTTATTGATGGATTAAGCAACCTGGTTGTAGTAGTAATGTTCTTTGTTTATGGAGTTGTTCCATTATTCTCATTACCGCGTTGATGTAAAGTATCAGAAAAAGAAGTTCCGCACGTTAAATCGCAATACTTTACTGCTCCACTTGGATTTTTAGGTTGCACATTTGTTGTTGGATATTCAATGTTTTATAGTTTCTTAACTGTTCCAATTCAAAACAAATACGGAGAATTTAAAACTTGAGGTCTATTCTTTAAATATGATCATGCAATTCCAAATTGAGCAGCTGCACTTATCTTCTGAGGAACCGGATTATTATTCATTGTGTTGCCTCTATTAAATGACCTATTAATTAAATTAACGGATAAGAGTTATAATCAACGATTAATTTGAGAACCAGAAAGAGCATCAACTCGCGCTTAAAGATCAATTAAAAGTTGTTAAAGAAATAATTTATCAAGCACAACATTTAGTTGTGTTTACAGGGGGTGGGATATAAGTAGAATCTGGTATCTCGCCTTTTGCTAGTGAAAATGGATTGTAAACTAAATATGATCCTAAATTTATTGAACTAGGTTATTTCTTTAATAACCCTAAAAAAGCTGACAGGAAATTAAGCATATTTTTTATGATCATATGCTTAATAAAGCTGTACCTAATTATGCACATCAAGCTATTGCAAAATTGGGTAAGGAAGGAATTGTTAAATGTATTATTACTCAAAATATTAATAATTTGCATCAATTAGCCGGAAGTAAAAATGTAATTGAATTTCATGGAACCACTAAAACAATTAGTTACACCAAATGTCATACTAAATATCAAACAAATGAAGTCAATTTAAATAACTTGCCACCTCTATGCAAAAAATGTGGTGGACTATTAAAACCAGATTTTGTTTTTTTATAGCGAAGGTATCAATTCAAAAACATATAAAGATGCTTTAATGCAATTAATCAAGCTGATGTAATCTTAATTATTGGAGCTAGCGGTGAAGTTATGCCAGCTAATTCTTTACCATATTTAGCTAAAGAAAGAAATAATGCCGTTATTATTGAAGTAAATCCTATTCATAGTGCATTTACTAACAAAATAACTGATTATTATTTTCCTTTAAAAGCAACTGATTTTTTAAAGAATTAAACAAAATTTAACAATTTATTTGAAAATAAAACCCATATAATATGGTTTATTCTTATAATTTATTATTAAGGATGTTTTCTCATGAGTAACAAAAAAAGATTTGGTTCAGCTCCAAGTGCTGGCCCAAAAAAAGGTATTCAAGTCCAAGAAAAAACCGCAAAAAAAATTGGGTTGTTTGCTTCTGTGGCAATTTTATTCAACTGTATTTGTGGTACTGGAATCTTTTTCAAAAACAGAAGTATTTTTGTCAATAACCACGGAAATGCGGTTGGAGTTTTAGTAACATGATTATTACTAACTTTTATTGCTTTTGCAACTGCATATTCATACATTGAAATTTCTAAGGTTAAAACAAAAGTTGATGATAGTGGAATTTCAGGATATTATGAACGTTATGTTGGCAATCGATCATCACGTTTCATTAAATTAATTTATCCATTATTCTACTGAGGCATATTTGTTGTTGTAATGTCTGTGTTTGCT
Above is a window of Candidatus Malacoplasma girerdii DNA encoding:
- a CDS encoding amino acid permease, producing the protein MPNKKSFGPKPIGAPKSGIIMKTETANKIGLFGAISVIVGAIIGVGIFFKNGGVFRNNNGNAWGVLLSWILVFIIAFATAFSYGEVSKAKTKAAGSGLAGWIERYIGYRTGRFIKLAYPMFYYSIYVIAMCTFAAEAIVNIFPNSESAFGSIDNMHFGYVLLIAIGLAIVFIGLNLISSSLTPKMSNYLSLIKFIPITLVVVGGVWSAIANGWANNLFKHPGMVWVPDNVNQAPTLTGQFSLVGVFASLPAIMFAFDSFLIVGSIQHSVKNPTKTVPLSIVLSMSLCGILYALITIAQIICGCGDPYTVFASLQIKIGNSAVIVFSIIIGLLLFLSLFGVCNSIILAAVRSCQAAINEEVIVGSKWFKKISNGKRSDVFGGCVLTAIFSAIWFIVGGIPSLILNTDQVIDGLSNLVVVVMFFVYGVVPLFSLPRWCKVSEKEVPHVKSQYFTAPLGFLGCTFVVGYSMFYSFLTVPIQNKYGEFKTWGLFFKYDHAIPNWAAALIFWGTGLLFIVLPLLNDLLIKLTDKSYNQRLIWEPERASTRA